AAGGCATCCGTGCCATATCTGTCTATCATAATGAGCGGGTCCACAACATTGCCTTTTGACTTGGACATCTTCTGGCCTTTTATGTCCCTTACAAGTGCATGGATGTATACATCACGGAACGGTACATCTTCCATGAATTTCATTCCCATCATGATCATCCGTGCAACCCAGAAAAAGATTATGTCGAACCCGGTCACGAGGACGCTGGTGGGATAAAACGTTTTGAGATCATCGGTATTTTCGGGCCAGCCAAGTGTAGAGAATGGCCACAATGCCGACGAGAACCATGTATCAAGCACATCCTCGTCCTGTGAAAGAGAGTCTGCACCGCAGTACGGACAAAGACCGGGAGTCTCCATGGACACAATCATTCCGTTTTTCTCCCTGCATGTCTCATTCTGCATTTTCCCGCAGTACCATACAGGTATCCTGTGTCCCCACCAGATCTGGCGGGAAATGCACCAGTCCTTTATGTCGCCCATCCAGGCAAAGTAGGTGTTTTCCCATGACCTGGGTACTATGTTTATTGAACGTTCCCTGACCACCCTCATGGCTTCCGACGCCATTGGCTGGACGTTTACATACCATTGGGGCGTAGACAACGGCTCCGTGATGGTCTTGCAGCGGTAACAATGGCCGATTGCATATGTATGCCGGACTTCCTTTCCGATCAAACCAAGTTTTTTCAGGTCTGCAAGGACATGCTTTCTGCATTCATATCTGTCGAGGCCTGCATACCTGTCTCCTGCAGCGGGAGTCATTCTGCCGTCGTCCCCGATGACTTTGATGAATTCAAGTTGAGGGGTCTGTCTCCTTGCAATCGCTTCATCGCTGAAGTCGTGCGCAGGTGTCACTTTCACGGCGCCGGTTCCGAATGAAGGATCGACCGCATTATCGGAAATAATCGGAATTGTTCTGTCCGTCAGAGGCAGCCTGAGTTCCTTTCCAATAAGTTTCTTGTATCGGGTGTCTTTGGGATTGACCGCAACAGCCGTGTCGCCGAGCATCGTTTCAGGCCGTGTTGTCGCGACGATGACATATTTTCCTTCCTTGCCTGAAACGGGATATTTAATATGCGTCAGTTTTCCCTCGAACTCCTCATGTTCGACCTCGAGGTCTGAAAGCGCAGTATGGCAGCGCGGACACCAGTTAATGAGCCTGTTGTCTCTGTATATGAGGCCTTCCTCATAGAGTCTGACGAAAACCTGTCTGACAGCGTTTGAAAGGCCGTCATCGAGCGTAAAACGTTCCCGTGACCAGTCGCACGAGGCACCGAGTCTCTTGAGCTGATGGATGATCTTCCCCCCGTATTCGGCCTTCCATGTCCAAACCCGTTTGATAAAGGCTTCGCGCCCGAGTGTATGCCTGTCGAGCCCTTCAGATGTGAGTTGCTTTTCCACAACATTTTGCGTGGCGATTCCCGCATGGTCTGTGCCGGGCAACCAGAGAACCTTGTGCCCCAACATGCGTTTCCACCGGACAAGAATATCCTGGATAACGGTATTCAGCGCATGCCCCATATGCAGGGAGCCTGTAACATTTGGCGGGGGAATGACCAGAGAAAAAGCAGCACCGCGAGAGTCCGAATCGGGTGAAAAATACCCATGGGAAACCCAGTACTGGTACCACTTTTCCTCGATGCCCTGTGGATTGAAACCCTTGTCTAAAATTCTGACCTTATCCTCTCTATTTCCTTCGAAATCAACGTCTCTGCGAGGTCAGGTACGGTTTCCCATATGACTTTTTCAACTTCTTTTGTCAGGGATTCGAGTGAACCTTTCAGCATCTCTTTCAACATACGTTCTGCAAGGTCAGGTGCAACTTCCCAGAGTATCTTTTCGACAGAATCTTTCACTATGGGCATCATTGAGGAAAGAAGAACTTCTTTTATATCAATCGAGGATAAAGATGAAGATATCTTTGCATGAACAGCTTTTTCGAATACTGCCTTCAGCTCGTCGCCTGATGGAACGGAAACGTCTGCAACCGGAACCGCAAATTCTGCGGCTGCCGGTTTTTTGGTAAATGCCGGCTCTTCCGCAATATCTGCTTCAGAGATCGTTTCAGCCTCTTCTGCCAACTCGACAAATTCTTCGGTGCCTGCTTCCGTACCTTCTTCCGAAGGCCAGCCCTTGAATTCGTCGGCAGTTTCCGGTAGTTCTTCCATCGCCCAGAGGTCTTCCTCGAGAGTGGCTTCCTCAAAACCGACTGCCTCGGCCTCAACGATTCCTTCCATCTCATCCGGAGCACTGACTATTTCTACCCCGACCCCTTCAGATGCGGACAGAGCTGCGTGTATCTTGTTTACCAGTTCCTGAGATTCGAACGGTTTTACGATAAAATCGTCTGCATGAACCTGTTTTCCGAGCTCTTCGTCAATCGGCTCAAATGCTCCGGTGAGAAGTATCACAGGGATTCCTGACGTAGCAGGATTTTCCTTGATCTTTTCACAGAGCTGGTAACCGTTCATTTTCGGCATTTCTATGTCGGCAAGCACCACGTCAGGTTTGAATGAGCGAATAATAGCCAGCGCTTCTTCTCCGTTATTCACTGATCTTATCTCGAAATTCTCTTCAGCGAGAATGAGTTCAACAACCTTCTGGATGGTAATGCTGTCGTCTGCAAGCAATAGCTTATGTCCCAACTTACACCTCTCAGATATTATTGAAAAATTTTATTGCTAAGTGCCGAAAAAGTCAAGCGAATTCATAGCAGGCTCCTGTCATAAAGCTCCTTCCTGCGCATTCCGTAAGCCTCCGCGACCTTTTTGACGGCTTCCTTTCTCCCCATACCTTTCTTCATAAGTGCGCGGATTTCAGCGAGCGCATCGTCTGAAGACAAGGGATATTTTTCTGTGTTTCCTTCAAGAATGATCACAAATTCCCCCGCTATTGTGGCTTCGTGCAGTTCTGCGCTTATGTCAGTCAGCAAACCCCTGAACACGTGTTCGTGGAATTTGGTGATTTCTTTCACCAGCACCGCTTTTCTTCCGGCAAAAAACCCGGTCATGTCCGCAAGAGTATCAGTTATCCTGTGCGGCGCCTCATAGAAAATAAGTGTTCTTTTCTCAAGTTTCAGATCTTCCAGAGCCTTAAGGCGTTCCGTCTTTTTTGACGGAAGGAACCCGACGAATGTGAACTCGTCAGCAGGCAGACCGGATAATGATAATGCTGCAAGGAACGCTGAGGGACCGGGTATTGCGACAACGGGTATGCCTTCGCCAATAGCTTTCGCGATCAGGACAGTCCCGGGGTCTGATATTCCCGGTGTTCCGGAATCTGAGATGAGGGCAACAGATTTTCCGGCGAGAAGAATCCTTATGATCTCTTCTGATTTTGTCTTTTCCCTTTCGCCCCAGTAACTTGTCAACTGCTTTGCTATGCCATAATGCCTGAGGAGTTTGAGGGAATGCCGTGTGTCTTCAGCAGCTATCAGATCAGCTTCCTTCAGAATCCGCAGCGCCCTCAGGGTAATGTCTTCAAGATTCCCTATCGGCGTAGAGACGATGTAGAGGGTGCCTTTCACTCGATATTCAGCTGTTTCTTCAGGCGCCTGTCAGCCCTGACAATTTCATCCACATCGTCGCCGGTGAGGTCCCAGGTATATTTCCCGTCTGAAGTCCTTTTCAGTTTGATCTTTACCGGCTTTTTCGGCTTGATCTGCTGTATCTCGGGCTGTTTCCTGACCGTGGTAACTCTGGTATCGGCAGAAAGAGCGGGAATGGACAGACAGAGCAGCGCAAGCAACAGTATCGTACAGCTCAATATGCGGTTTCTCATCAGTATTTCAGTCCTTTCTCGGGTTTAAATCTTTTAATCGTTGCGGTTGCCCATCCTATTGCATAGGATTGCCCGCACTGGGGGCATATAAGGCAAATCCTTATCTTTGCCCGGAGTTTTTTGAAAAAGACGTGAAACCCTCTCTGGTAATCACATTCAGGACATACTCTGAACTCTTCCATTAATACCCCCTGTATTTGTTTGTTATCGGGAATCTTCTGTCCCTTCCGAATGCCCGCTGGGTTATTTTTATGCCCGGCGGGGACTGTCTTCTCTTGTACTCACTCCGGTCGATCATCCTGATAATGGTTTTTGCGCATTCGGGGTCGCAGCCGAGTGAAGATATCTCCGTAAAGTTTTTGTCATCTTCAATATATGCCTTCAGAACAGGATCGAGCACAGCATAGGGCGGAAGGGTATCAGTATCTTTCTGTCCGGGCCTGAGCTCGGCAGACGGTTCCTTCGAAAAAATCCTTTCGGGAATCACCGTTTCGCCTGCATGGGAATTTTTCCATCTGCACAGTTCGTAGACCATGGTTTTCGGTACGTCTTTTATAACTGCGAAACCGCCCGCCATATCACCATAAAGGGTTGCATACCCGACGCTCATCTCTGACTTATTGCCGGTTGTCAGGACAAGCCATCCGAATCTGTTTGAAAAGGCCATAAGGATGTTCCCCCGTATCCTTGCCTGGAGGTTTTCCTCTGTCACATCTCCCGGATTTTCGCTGAAATGCGTGTGGAGGGAGGTGAGGTAGTCCTGCAATATCGTATCTATCGGCATTTCCATGACCTTTATGCCCAGATTTGAGCAGAGCGCATAGACATCTTCCCTGCTCTCCTGCGAAGTATACGGAGAGGGCATGAAAAGACCCATCACGTTTTCCCTGCCGAGAGCATCTGTTGCAACAGAGGCAACAAGCGCGGAATCGATCCCGCCGCTCAGGCCGATGACGACTCCTGTAAAACCGTTTTTATTGACATAATCAGATGTGCCGAGGATAAGGGCCCGGTAGATTTCTTCGGATGGTTCCATGGCAGGGCGGTAAGGGGCGGGCAGACGGGGACGAATCTTTGCCCTTCTGCCGCCCGGTCGCTTTTTTGGCAAGAGGGCAATTTTTTCGTATGCGTGCGTATCCAGTTTGATGACTTCCTGCCTTCTCCGGGGATTATGAAGCCTGCTCATCATGATCCCCTCGAGGTCAAGGTCCATAATGATAAGGTCTTCTTCATATTGCTTTCCTCTCGCGATTACTGCACCGCTCTGGTCCAGGATCATGCTCTGTCCGTCAAAGACAAGCTCATCCTGACCTCCCACGGTATTCAGATAGGCAAGTATGACGATATTGTCGGAAGCCCTGGTAGACAGCATATCTTCCCTGAATTTCCCCTTGCCGATATGGTACGGTGATGCATTGATGTTGATGATTACTTCGGCACCGGCAAGTGCCTGAACCCGGGCAGGACCTTCAGGGTACCAGATATCCTCGCAGATATTGATACCAATACATGTATCCCCGATCTGGTAGACAGGAATTCTTGTGCCGGCCTGAAAATAGCGGTATTCATCAAAAACCCCGTAATTCGGCAGGTACATCTTGTGGTACACGTCGATGAGTTTTTTATTGCTGATGACGGCTGCAGCGTTATAGATGTCGTCTTTCCTGTCGACAAACCCAACAATCGCGGTTATTTCGCCGACATTTTTCTGTATCAGTTTCAGAGCATCAAGATTGTCATCAATAAACTGTGTTTTCAAAAGGAGGTCTTCAGGAGGGTAGCCTGTTACCGCCAGTTCGGGGAATGCGACTATTTCAGCGCCGGATTTCTGTGCGAGTTTTATATATGCAAGAATCTTCGCAACATTCCCTCCAAGATCTCCGACAGTAGGGTTAATCTGTGCAAGCGCGATCCTGAGTGATTTCATGTGCGTTTTACCATCCAGTCTTGTAGAATGACACGGGAAATTTCCGGAAAACTTGTGCATATTATAGCACTAGATAAAAAAATCAACAAAAAGGATTGTTGCCATATTGCGGTGAAAAAAGCAACAATAGGGAACTATGTTTTTCCTGCGACACTGCGTTTTCTCTCTGCTGTTTGTCTGCGGAATTTTCCTGCAGATTCTACATGCTGCAGACAGTGCAGTGCGGTCGGACGAAGCAGAGGTCTTTGCCGAAGAGTCATTAGCAAACCTTGCCCGGGAGGTTCTCAGGGTTTACCCTTCTGTCAGAAAAGATCTTGAAGAGACCTTTCACTGGAAAGTGGATTTCCGGCCGAAGATATTTCTGGTGAAGGACAGGGAGACCTTCAGGAAAATAACCGGCAGCGATCTTATTCTTGCCTTTGCGGTAGCTGACAGGAACCTTATCGCGTTTGACACCTCACGAATTCTTACCAGGCCGTTTACTCTGGAAACGACCCTCAAACACGAACTCTGCCACCTGATTTTGCACCGCCATATCGAAAAAGTGCGGTTGCCGCGGTGGCTGGATGAAGGAGTCTGCCAGTGGTCGACCGGCGGGATTGCAGAGATTATGATGGAAGACGGAGACAGATATCTCACTAAGGCAACGATATCTGACAGGCTGATAGAGATGAGGGCACTGGAGAGGTTTCCCATGGATGAACATTCGCTCATCCTTGCATATGAGGAAAGCAGGAGTTTTATGGAATATATCGTCGGTGAATACGGATCATCACGGTTATTAATGGTTCTCGCAGATATGAAAGAAGGACATCCGGTGGATGAGGCAGTGCAGAAAAACCTTTCACACAGTCTGTTCGAAGTCGAAAACCACTGGAAGGCACATCTGAAAAGAAAGCATACCTGGTTTTTGTATGTCAGCAACAACCTCTATGCGATACTATTCTTCCTTGCAGCTCTGGTGACTGTATACGGGTTTTTCCGGCTCATGAAAAAGAAAAGGGACTATAAGGACGAAGAAGAGGATGTACAGCCAACGACAAATGCCAAAAAGCACAGAGAAAAAACCGAAGCGCAATGAGTGTTCTGCGGTTTTCTTCCGCTGCATACTGCCCGGACGCTGACGATTACTGCCAAAAACCTTTGCCCTGAAGTGCAGGACTGGACGACCCTGTGAGGTTTGCATTATACTCATGGTATGCAGCAGTGAATGTCCTGAGCAGGTTTTGGGTGAGCATTCAACAGAAGGAGAGGGTGTGCAATGCTCAGAATAGCTGTTTTTGCATTATTGATAGCGGTTTTCGCCGGGTGCTACCCGCCCGCATACTATGACACATGGAATGCCCGCTCTGTTGAGCGTTATCTTGACTGGCACGATTCCTACTATCCGGACACCTACTACTATAATCCCTATTATGATGGTTATCCGTATGCCTATATCCCGTTTTCACTCTCGCTCTACTATTCCTACCACAAATCCTACTATGATCGTCCCTTTCACGGTCGCTATCCCCGGTGGTCGCCATATGACAGACACCGGTACAGGGGATGGTGGCGCAGGTAACGGGAAAATACGCCTCCTCCATGACCACGGAAGGAGAAGCTGAGAGGACTTTAAACTTCGTGTTACCCACAATAAAGGAACTTAAAAAAGGGGAACAGGAGTATTTTCTATGATGTATCTGTTTCTGAGGATAATGATCAATGCCCTGTCGATAGCGGTTGCGGTGAAAGTTCTGGACGGCATTGCCTTTTCAGGAGAATGGTGGAAGATGATTGTCATCGGTGCAGTCTTCGGGATAGTAAATTCTTTTATAAAGCCGATTGTTACTATCTTTGCATTTCCCCTGATCATCCTGACGCTCGGGTTGTTTACGCTCGTTGTCAATACCCTCATGCTGATGATCACTGCAAAATTGTCCGGTCCCCTGAACCTCGGACTTCAGATATACGGATTCTGGCCTGCCTTCTGGGGAGCCCTGATTATCAGCATTGTCAGTATGCTGCTCTCCTGGGTAACAGGCATCAAGAAAGTAAGGTATTACCGGCAGTAGACCTGCGGTTCTCATGCAATGCAATGATATTTGATATGATGTGGTGACTGCCGGGTGTCCTGCGTGTCGGCGATGAACAACCCGAAGTCCTTCATGCAGCCCCTGTTTTTTCACTCTCCGGCAGGACGTACTTGACAAGTTTCATCAAAAAGGTATCATTATTACCAGCCTAATAGTATATTGAGTGACAAGGAGCTGTAAATGGCAAACAGTCATCTGTTTGACTTTTTTGTCCAGCTGCATCTGACCGAGAGGTGTAATCTTCACTGCAGTCACTGCTATCAGACCGGCATGCACGTGGATGAAATGTCCGTTGAAGAGATCCGGGGGCTGATCCGTGAAGTTTCAGCTACGCTTCATACCTGGAAGGAACTGTATGGCGTAGAGTTTACCCCGAGCTTCAATGTGACAGGGGGCGAACCCTTTCTCAGGAATGATCTCCTCGATATCCTGTCCGAAATAGATTTCAGCGGGTTCGACATGTACCTGCTGACAAATGGAATACTTGTCAACAGAAAAAAGGCCGGAGCCCTGTTTTATCTGGGTGTGAAGGGGGTACAGGTAAGCATTGAAGGTCCTGAAAAAATACATGACACAATACGGGGCAAGCGGGCGTTTTCGCGTTCTCTCAATGGGGTGAGATGTCTTCTTGATGCAGGGCTGAATGTTACACTGAATGTTACACTTTCATCCCTGAATGCGGAGTATTTCGTGGATATGATCGAGCTTGCGACAGGAATCGGTGTACACAGAATCGGTTTTTCAAGGCTCGTTCCGTATGGCAGGGGAGCCGCGATGGTGCACAATACCCTGGAACGTGAGAGGGTGAAGGAACTTTATGGAGAGATCTTCACTCGTGATACCGGTTCACTTGAGATTGTGACAGGAGACCCTCTCGCTGCGCAGGTATTTCCGGCACACAGCAATAAAGACAGAGGGGACCTTCCTCTCGGGGGATGTGCCGCCGGGGTATCAGGGATAACTATTCTGCCTGACGGTACACTTGTGCCCTGCAGACGAATGTATATCCCGGTCGGAAACATACGCACGGATTCCTTCAGAACGGTATGGGCGGAATCAGGTGTTCTGGAAGCTCTGCGGGACAGGAGCAGATATAAGGGGAAATGTGGCAACTGCAAGAACTGGGCACATTGCAGGGGATGCAGGGCAATTGCCTATGCCTTTTCAAGGGCACGGGATGAAAATGATTTCCTTGCCGATGATCCCCAGTGCTTTATCACACAGCATTGATTCAAATCCAGCGATACGTATCTCACACGGGTGATCACAAGGTCATCGCAGGCACCTGGAAGGCGCGTGACAATAGTGTTTTGTTGCCTTCATGAAGGGGAGTGCCTCGTCGCTTCGCTCCTCGAAATGACAATCGTTATCGCTGGAGGTAAGATTGCACTTTGTTTTTCTGAAAATGCACGCCAACTCTGTATGTCCTGCTGTCTTTTTTTTCCTGCCAGATGACCGTGCAGTCTTTGGGAGCAGCAAAGATATTCATAAGCGTTATTTGCAGTTTTGTTCCCTTTTTTTGGGGAGAACTCGAGTAAAACGAAAGCCCTGAGTCGCTGATGTCGCAGGTAAGAGCCTTTTTTACAGTTCCGTCATGACGGGAATTGCGGTATAAAAGCGGCAGCACTATCCGCAGTCTGTAGTGTGTTCTCTTTTCCCTGATCATCGTTCGTCAAATACCGGAAGACTCTTCGCTGGAAAAGGTGATGTCCATGAACAGGCCGAGCATGCGTTGCCAGACATAATGAAGTTTTTCAGGCCCCCTTCCATATATTTCAAGATGCTGGTATTCATTAATAATAGAAAACCCTCCTCCTGTCAATCACCTGTTGGTTTGAGAGAATCAGGAAAAAGGTTTCCCTGAAATTGCAACTTTAGTTGTAATTTCACTCGCCTGCATTTCTTCTCCCCTGACAGCCGGACAGGCAAAAAGATAGTTTGCATTCTGCATGATTGTTTATTGTATAGTAGTTATTCATGAAAAAAGACATCACAGGAATTGTTGAAAAAGCTCTTGAGGCACTTGGTGTAGGAATAATTCCGCCTGTGGAAGTAGAGGTTCCCCCGCAGGAAACGATGGGAGACCTTGCGACTCCGGTGGCAATGACTCTTTCAAAGGTACTGAAAAAGCCACCGAGAAAAATCGCGGAAGACATGGTCAACGCTATGGAAACCGGTGGAGTCTTCGAAAAGATCGATATTGCAGGGCCGGGATTTCTGAACTTCACGTTCTCGAAACAGTATCTCTCCGGTGAGGTGAAAAAGCTGCTCGAATTGCAGGGCAGGTTTCTCCGGAGTGACATCGGCAAAGGGAAGAAGGTCCAGATTGAATTTGTCAGTGCGAACCCGACAGGTCCCCTGCATCTCGGCCATGGAAGAGGCGGGGCAACAGGGGAGGCGCTTGCAAACCTTTTGGGCGCCGCAGGGTTCAGGGTTGAACGCGAATACTACGTCAATGATGCCGGCAAGCAGGTGAGACTGCTCGGACTTTCTGTCTTTGCCCGGTATCAGCAGGTTCTCGGCATCGAGTATGCCTTCCCGGAGGAAGGATATAAAGGCGAATATGTCGAAGATATTGCAAAAGAGCTTATCAATGATTACGGCAACAGGTTCCTTCAGGCCAGTTTTGAAGAGGCAGCGGAGATCTTCATAGATTTTTCGTACAAGAAAATACTTTCCTCGATAGAGAATGATCTTCGGTCGTTTGGCATCACCTTTGATGTCTGGCAAAGTGAGAGAGAGCTTTTTGCCAGCGGTGAAGTGGAAAAGTCGATTGAAGACCTGAGATTACGGGGGTTGGTCTATGAAAAGGATGGGGCGACCTGGTTCAGGGCAGCCGATTTCGGTGATGAAAAGGACAGGGTTATCATCAAACAGGACGGGGAATATACCTATTTTACGTCTGATATCGCATACCACAGAAAAAAGATAGAAAAGAGATTCGATGAATTGATCAATATTTGGGGTGCCGACCACCACGGATACATTCCCAGGGTACACGCGGTAATCGAAGCGCTGGGATATCCGAAGGAAAAACTGAGGGTTCTGTTCGTGCAGATGGTATCATTGCTGAGGGGGGGAAAGCCCGTGCAGATGTCAAAGCGGGCAGGAGAATTCGTGACGCTCAGTGAGGTTATTGAGGAGGTCGGCGCTGATACCACGAAATTCATCTTCCTTACCAGGAGACCCGACAGCCATCTGGACTTTGATCTGGAAGTCGCAAAGGTGCAGTCATCCGAGAATCCCGTATTTTATGTCCAGTATGCGAATGCCCGGATCAACAGCATATTTGCCCATGCCAATGAGACGGGAGCGGATACGGATTCCCTCCATAACGCTGATCTGTCCCTCCTGACCGCTCAGGAAGAGAGCAGGATTGTCAAGAAAATCCTGATGTATCCGATTGTCTTTGAGGGTGCTGTGCTCTCGCATGAACCGCACAGAATCACCTATTATCTCCAGGAACTGTCCGGCATGTTCCACCCCTTTTACAACAAATACAGGATCGTGGGTGACGAACCAGAACTGACCAGGGCACGGCTTGCCCTGTGCGAGGCTGTTCGGATCGTCCTCATGGAGGGCCTTGGCATACTCGGCATAAGCGCGCCCCACAAGATGTGATTGACTTTATAATATGGATACTGGTATAAATTAACACGTATGATTCCAAAGACTGATAAGATATGGATGGACGGGAAGTTTGTGGACTGGGATAAGGCCCACGTGCATGTCCTGACCCATACCCTGCATTACGGTCTCGGGGTATTTGAAGGGATACGGTGTTATGAGACGAAAAAAGGCCCTGCCGTTTTCAGGCTGAACGAGCATGTGGACCGGCTTTTCAGTTCCGCACATATCTTTCTCATGGAAATTCCGTATACGCCGAAACAGATACGGGATGCAGTTATCGAAACGATACAGGTCAATAAGATCAGGGAATGCTATATCAGGCCGCTCGCATACATCGGGTATGGCGCAATGGGGTTGTATCCCAGGGGGAACCCTGTCCACGTATCAATCGCGGTCTGGTCGTGGGGAGCGTATCTGGGAGACAAGGGGCTTAAAGAGGGAATAAGGATCAAGACATCGTCATTCATCAGGAATCATGTGAATGCGAACATGACGAGAGGCAAGGTATGCGGCTACTACGTAAATTCCCAGCTTGCCAAAAAGGAAGCGATATCTTGCGGATATGATGAAGCGCTGCTGCTTGACACCGAAGGGTATGTCTCCGAAGGCAGCGGCGAAAATATCTTTATCGTGAGGAATG
The Nitrospirota bacterium DNA segment above includes these coding regions:
- a CDS encoding branched-chain amino acid transaminase is translated as MIPKTDKIWMDGKFVDWDKAHVHVLTHTLHYGLGVFEGIRCYETKKGPAVFRLNEHVDRLFSSAHIFLMEIPYTPKQIRDAVIETIQVNKIRECYIRPLAYIGYGAMGLYPRGNPVHVSIAVWSWGAYLGDKGLKEGIRIKTSSFIRNHVNANMTRGKVCGYYVNSQLAKKEAISCGYDEALLLDTEGYVSEGSGENIFIVRNGVLKTTPLTSILEGITRNSILQIAREQKIKVVEERFTRDELYIADEAFFTGTAAEVTPIREADGRVIGEGRPGKITKKLQSIFFDIVKGKNGTFASWLTKV